The proteins below come from a single Drosophila suzukii chromosome X, CBGP_Dsuzu_IsoJpt1.0, whole genome shotgun sequence genomic window:
- the LOC139353411 gene encoding uncharacterized protein: MPTEDFLDRFSKLDRALRILAYVHRFVQRCRRQSPLSGVLLKAQDVAVAERLLIICTQRRYFSEEYWCLSQKRPVPAASSILSLNSFLDQKGLFRVCGRVTASDSLRYDERHPIILPYECALSRLLVKFTHVISLHGGNQLVVRLTRDCFVGASTVLSRDFLQAVKESVTNAYSHQQLIWQFIPLGAPHMGGLWETGVKSFKTLFYKSTATQKYTIEELSTLLARIEASLNSRPLSSMSEDPTDLLALTPGHFLVGGPLLFIVEPKIKGESKFI; this comes from the exons atgccgacAGAAGATTTCCTGGATCGCTTTTCGAAATTAGATAGAGCATTGCGGAtcctcgcgtatgtccatcgatttgtccagcgatgtcgaagacaatcaccgcTTTCCGGGGTCCTTCTAaaggcccaggacgttgccgtCGCGGAACGGCTCTTGATAATTTGtactcagcgcaggtatttttctgaagaatactggtgcttgagtcagaagcgtcctgtgcccgcggcaagttcgattctctccctgaatTCCTTTCTAGACCAGAAAGGGCTATTCCGGGtatgcggccgcgtaacggcctccgacagtttgcggtatgatgaacgacatcccATAATCCTaccgtacgaatgtgcactctcgcggcttctggtaaAGTTTACGCATGTCATTTCATTACATGGTGGTAAtcagttagtggtgcgtctcacgCG agattgctTCGTCGGCGCTTCCACtgtgctttcccgagacttcctgcaagctgttaaggagtctgtgaccAATGCatatagtcatcagcagctcatctggcaattcattcctcttggggcaccccatatgggaggTCTATGGGAAactggtgtcaagagcttcaagaccttgttttacaagtccaccgctacacAGAAGTACACCattgaagagctgtccacccttCTAGCGAGGATCGAAGCTAGTCTGAATTCAAGACCGCTATCTtccatgtccgaggatccaactgatctcttagcgttgacaccagggcactttcttgttggtggacctcttctatTCATAGTGGAACCTAAAAtaaagggcgaatccaagttCATCTGA